TCATGTATTCTCATCATCTGTTTAGTACCTGCGCTGCCTAGGAGACGTTTTGTGTTCAAACTGCCACTGAAATTCTGGTTGGTAAATACAATTCTAAAGTACTTTTTATATTTTTGAATTGCCATTGCAAACCATAGAATTCATCAACTAAAACTGCATATCATTGTGAAAATTTAAGGCTCTAGTTGATTTTCTGAAGGTATCCCACGATCTTAGTATGGTGGATTTTCGGCAGGATGAGAAAGAAAATCCAACCAAACTAATAACTTTTGGCTAACCAAGACTTATTGGGAGTGAACAAGTTGGTTAGGTTCTTTTCTTTGGTTCTAAAAGAAAATTCTCCTCTACTTTGTGTTTTTCCTTGACCTTCAGCAGTCGTCGCATCTGCCCGGCTCTGTGCAGGAGTAGTTTTCTAGGCCCGCCGCCATGCCCGCGGTGCTCCGGGCCTCCGGCCACGCCGTTGGCCGTGACGAAACCAGCAAGGCAAGGCAACAGCGAAGCCCACCCCACAGGTCCAGTGCGGCGTGAggcggggctcgccggagacgaCGCGACCCGGGAAAGCAACGCCGGTAGCGGGCGGTTAAAATCATATGCTACCACCGCGAGAGCGGGCCCCGCTACCGTGCCGCACGGCCACGTAAGCCACCTCGTGGGCCCCGCGTGCCTCTCTTCCGCAGAAGCCCCCGGGAGATGGCGGTTTTGCAATTAGACACATCTGGGCTTGGGTGCACGGCTGCCTGCCGTTCTTTTTGTCCCCACGGGGGGCCCAAAAGTAAATCCTGTTTCTCTCTCCTGCCGCGTCGAAACTATATTtgctctcctctctctctctctaataTCTCCCTCTCCTCGCCGCTGCCCCGTGCCATGCTGCTACtgctccttcctcctcctcccctcctcttccacctcctcctctagctgcttcctctctctctccgtcTACCAAATACTATCTATCCCtcgctctctttctctctcctcccATCTCATCTCCTGTAGGCTGCAGCCCGCACGAGCCGTCTCGTCTGCCTCtgaggcgcgcgcgggcgcggccacACGACCTTCCTCCTACAAGGAGGGAGGAGGAGTGCACCGGAGGCGGCGCGCTGGACCGGGCCGGGCCGGCCGGGCGGATGGCAtgagccggcggcggcccggatGGTCCCGGCTCGGAACCTGCAGCTCCTCCGCGACGCGCATGCcgcgccctgcgccgccgccgccgccgccgccgccgcagcgggcATCGGCGTGACCACGGCGCCGCCGAGCCACATGGCCCAGGAGCCCatcgaccaccaccaccacgagcCGTCCaaaccgccgcctccgccaccgccgccgcaggaGAGGCAGGCGGACCACCACGAGGCCCGCACCAGCGGGGAGGCGCAGGAGCCGCTGGCGCTGCGGCCGCTGCTGCACGCCCACCAGGAGGCCGCAGGCaccagcggcagcagcagcggcgggagCAGTAGCGGCAACGGCGGCGCCGGTGACTGGCTCCGGCTCGGCCTCGCCCCGGCGTCCCACGGCGCCGGCACCGCGGGCTCGCAGCTCGGCGCCTTCGCGGCGGACCGCGCGGCGGGGCTGCCGCTGCCCCTGCCGTCGCAGCcgcggacgacggcggcggaggcgctgcCGGGCATGGGCGTGCCGCCGGGCGCCTTCCTGCGCCAGGCCGCGCCGGGCATTCCGCAGGCGTCGATAAccctgcccgcgccgcgcgccgggcCGCCCTGGCTGCCGCCGTGGAGCCCAGcggcagcgccaccgccgccgccgccgctgatcCCGTTCGGGCACCGCGCCTTCTAcgcgcccggcgccggcgcctccGGCCTCGACGCGATCAGGGTCGTCCTGCCGCCGTCGGccgtcgccgcggccgccggcgtctGGTTCGTGCTCCAGGCCGCGCCCCACCAGTGAGTACACCACTACTGCACGACGCGAGCATTTCATgtgttcctctctctctctctctctctctctctctctctcgtcggTTGCTTCGCACTCGGCGGATCCGATTAACTCCTGCAGAATGTGGTGCATTCATCTGCATGCTTATTCGAATCGGTTATTACTTTTGGTCGTCTTGAATTCAGGTTCTTCATCTCTTCGGATCCTTTTCCCCTCAAATTAACCTGGAACTTTTGATTGCTTCCTGCAGAGGGAGGGAACCATTCTTGCCTCAGATTCCGAGAAGCTACCTACGAATCAAGTACTATTTCTTCCCGATCCCATTCATTCACTTCTTTAATCTGAACCTGTTGGTGCATCATCAATCAAGCATGCCATCCTGCATTTGGATTCTTATAATGCTTCGTCAATGCTCCTCCCCTCATCAGAATCTTCATTCACGCAGTACAAAAATGCTGTACAATATATGTAACTATTCCTGCAGTAAAAATAAAAATGCAATGAATTTGGTTGTTGAAACATACAAATTTTTACGATGTGGAAATCATACTGCGCGGATGATGTTGCAGGGACGGGAGGGTGACAGTCCGGCTGCTGATCAAGTACCTGGCCGGCAAGCTTGGGCTGGAGGACGAATCAGAGGTATGCTGTTCATCATCCCCTTCCTTGAAGCATTACTTACTATTCGCGTTACTTCTTCTTGCTTGCTTGTGTGTATGGTTTCGTTTGGTTTCCATGCATCTTTCTCccccctcttttttttttccgttGGGTGCTTTTTCTCTGTGTTTTATTCtccccctttttcctttctttcttcttcacacTTAGCTCCCTTGTTCCATCGTGCCTGCTCCCTTGCTTTCCCAACATCGGTGATGAAAGGAACTCGAGAGCTAGAAAAGGGACTTGTTGTACCATACAGATGTGGGACTACACACGCACATACATCTATGTTTATATATGTGGCGCGCTCATCTTGCCAGCGTTTGCATATATAATATGTATGCTAACTAGTGCGTGCGTGTGTGTGTGACAACGTGTTAGGGAGTGAGTGAGGTCTTGTTCCTGTTGTAGGTGAGGGGTGCATGTCCTGGGGTGGCACATcaacccctctctctcttctctctctctctcaccaccaccaccaccacttgACAAGAGGAGAGTAGCTCTCTCGCCCATCCATCTCCTAGCTAGAGAGAGAAAGTGAGGGGTTAGATACACGGTTAGTTATCACTGGCTAGAGAAGGACCGTGCTGCTCCGTCCCTTCACCTCACCTGCATTTCTGGGCGCGCAGTACGTGTACACACAAAAGCTCTCTtgatccgcagcagcagcaaaggAGGCTAGCGAGTAGCGAGAGCAGCTTAGGCAGGAGCCCATGGAGCGAGACGCCCTTTCTGTATGTTCTTTCTTTTCCTACGCACCCCGTAGCTAGGCTCAGAAAATGGCCTGGGTGCCCATCATTGCCACCAAAGCCCTttgtttttttctctctcttttcgaTTTCCTTGGCTTCCTCCTGATTCCTCCCATGGAGTAGCTAGTGTATAGAACAACATGCATGCAGCAGAGCCACGACGGCAGGGGCTAGCTAGCAGCTGTGTGCTCTCATCGTCCCATATATATTCTCATCGATCGATCTGTAAATATATGTAGGGAATATGAGTAGATTTGTGCAAGGACGTACAGTGCCTCTGTGGCTCCATCTGCGTCTGCAAAAGTGCTGCGAGTGTGCGGTGAGTCGTGAGCGAGATGGATGGTGCCCTAGAAAGAGCCTCCTTCACCTACCATGCATCACTGAAAGCTATGCAGCATCCTCTCACCTCTAGCTAGCTATACCTCACCGTATGCCAGGGAACATCAAGTAGGGCTCTCGAgtgtcctctctctctctctcctctctttctccctctacCGGCCCGTATGTGTGTGTTGGAGAGAGAGAGTGCTGGTCGTGCACACAtactctctgtctctctctcagctctctctctctctctttctctcttacACACACAGACAGACACCATTTCTTGCTGCTCCATCACTGGGAGATGGATCCTTTTCATAATGGCCTTGAGATCTTGCTTCCTTTTGCACTCGATAGGCCTAGCTCGCAAGCCTGCATATGCTCTCAGCAGCCGCAATGATAGGCTTCTTTTTGTTCAGAACTACACACAGGCCTAACCGGCCGTAGCTAGCTTTGTTTTCTTTTTCATTATCCACATTTCATTTCACACtaccatatatatatacacatatatatatattcaaaaAATTGTCTATATGTTTTACCCGGCAGGCCGCTTACTCTGTGATCAATCTCAATCAAAATTTTAATGTAGTAACATGAACATAATGGTCATGGAATCTAGCTCGCTCCTGTAGATCAGAGCAGAATGAAATACCAGAGTGCTAGCTCTAGCTAATACCTGAACGCACATAGCTACCCATGCCAGGCCATGTAGTCATGTAGATAGATGCTTTGTCAATGATGAAGAGGCGGCTAACTTTTCAGGTGGCTAATGCGCCTGCAATTCTGCACACATCAGAGCTTACTTGGAAAAAAATGGGTATATGAAATAAAGATGCGTATAATTAATTAAGCAACAATTGTATATGAAAGATGCGTATGGATACACACGTAAGTGGAGTGTACACGGTGTATGTACGTGTGGACGGTAATCCATGTGGATCTAGGAATTGACGGGCTAACCGCAGGTCCGAAGCGTAAGTAGTATCCTACACTTAAGTGCCACATAAATTTTTGTTTAGACAATGGATGATAAAGGTTCCGGCTTTAACCTTCCCACAGAGGGAAGAATCAACAATAATCCATAGATACTTATTACATGTAGTAGCCTAATTCAACACGACTTTATGCAAGAGTTTACCGAAACAAAAAGACAACTTGATCACCAATCCGAAAAGTAAAATGCTGCATGCTAGTTGGAAGATGTTTGATGCTGTGTGAATTAAGGTATAGCAGACAATTAAAGTCAATGCAAATAATTCTAACTAATTGAATGACTAGCTAGTCTGTTTTTTTCCCTTTCTGAGGAATTGCAGTGTAATCAGTCGTTGTAGCTCTCGATTGGTGACATGTGTGTTGGTGACACTAGGTTAAATTTAGATCATGGGTCAACTCAACCCTCCAGAATGAACAAATTGAAGTGGGTTGTGACTTGGCACGGCTCATAAAAAATATGTATAGTGTACCCTTCGATCAATTTTTTGCATATTTTTTGATGTTCTGAAATAAGCCTGAAACAAGGTGCTTATTACAAAAGTTTGAGCTTAATTCATTATTATTATTTTGGTCTCCTAGTTCTGCTGAATTAAAAATCCTCAAAGAAAAATTGATAGAATGTACTAAAATAAACtgtccttttttttttccagcTACGTGCaattaaatgcaagataaactAGTGACTTGAGATTTCGTGTGATTTCGGAAAGAAGAATTTTAGTTCCACAAATTGATCTTATTAGGACAAATATCTAGCAAAGGAGGGTCATAGCATCTTTGTAATATTTACAAGTCCCTATTTGCAAAATAGAATACTTATAACTTCCATGTCCTGTATCACCATACTTTTCCTTTCAACTATCACCCACCATGCGTGCACAATTTGGTACAAATATGTACTAGCAATCAAGCGAACATGCAGATTGATGGAACAAATGATTTTATTTTTAACTATCAGTTGTTGAATGGCCTATCTAGCTACCTTCACCGACGCCATGCAAAGACTAGTTTCTTTTTCCTATACAAAGATGCCATGCAAATAAATATTTCTAAAGTCAACTTTGTCTCTACCAACCAATTCTATATTATCTAAACTTTTTATCAACAATAATTGAGGAGGTTCTTTCCCTAAAGAGAGGTTGTTGGTTTTACTAGGTTGAAACATGTGTCAATCTTGAGTGGTGAAAGGCCTGCGTGACTTGCTAGGGATATGATGCATGTGGATTTAACAATGTACAAGAATATGGAATGTGACAATGCTTTAGTTAATAGGATATTAATGAGGGCTTAGTGGCAGGTCATAGCTAATCAAAAGATTCCATCTATTTATGCTTTAATATAGAAATGTACTGGACATCATCACCGAACGGCTCCTCCACTTTCTATATGCCTACGCATTGTACTTTCTTCTTTGTCTCTACTAGCTTGATACCCTTTTTTCCTTAGTTGCTATCCTAGTCGTGAAATTAATGCAGCGAGCATCTAGCCGTCACTATAGACAACTCTAAGCCGGGAAATTTGTAAGTGGTAGGACGTCATCGACAGATTTATTTGTGAATTGTGATATTCAAAATgaaccatacgcacatcacaaAAAATGAATATTAATTTCTCACAGAAAGAGGAGAATAGAACACGAAACGAGAATTTAGTCGGTGAATCGACACCGCGCTTGTTTTAATTACCAATTTCTTGGTTTCTTTATGGGAGGTGGAGAGTAAAAGTGATGATGCACACCACCCCTGTAACACCAGTAACCAACCCCGGGCCTCACTACTCAAAAAACCCCAAGCTAGTCATCGTTTTCTATACCAAATACAGTGCAATGAGCCTCGTGAATGCTACTAATAATGTGCCGTCATGCTATCGTAGAGCTTACCTCAGACCTCACTCTAGATTTTGAACCCAAACTATGTCTGCGATGTAGAGACGCATGATATAAAGATTTCCTTTCACATTATACGACAAAGATCAGATAAGAGTAAGCTATATAGATTTATGCACCACTACACTAGTAGTAGTACTAGCTGGGTTTGTGTGTGTTAGATGACAAATACAAGGACGCTAAGTAGTGCTGCACTTTGTGCTGGATAGTATTAGACACActcatctttttttttgaaataaaagaCACACTCATCTTAGCTATGGCCAATGAAATGGATCCACAGGAGCATTAGTTTTATGCCCGCATGATTGGCTTCCGAACGGAAGAAGGGAACGAAGAGAGAGAGCTAGAAAGAGAGAATGTGCGTGCATGGGAGTGGGGACACGCAAAAAACGCATGCCCAGTTTGCCTAGAGAGAGAAAGCAAGAGAGAGGACAGAGAGAGAATAATAGTAGCATGGCAAGTTGCCTCCGGGGAAGGGTGGTGAGAGGGCATCACGCAAtagaaggaaagaaagagagggaataGACGCATGAGCAAAAGCCAAGAGGACCACCAGCTCTCATGCACTGGTAGCTAGTACATCGCATTGCCGTCCGATCCCCTCATGCATGCATTGTTCGTACGTACGTGTCGCGAACGGGCTCGATCGAGCCTGGAAACGGACGTGTCCCCTTCTTGGTTTGCAATGTGCTGGTCCAATGCGTGTTTGGAGGAGGAATCGGCTGATTAAAATGCTGGAAGAATTGCATTGATCTACTGTAGCTTTCTAGAGGTAGAGCACTTGGAACAAGGAGTTGTGGACAAAGAGGGCACTGAATGGCTACCTTTAGTTCACTACACGTACACTCCAATCTCcaagctctctctctctctcactttCTCTCTCGTGCATGCTTTGAGTTGGGGACCATGCATATGCCCTCtctttgagagagagagagagagaagcacTCGGTGCACCTACCAATCAAGGAGAAATTAGCAAATTAAGAAACCTAACACAACTGCAAATGAACACCTAATATGGGAGCTGAGCATTATACAAGTAAGCTCACCAGAATCACTATGCCGTAGTTGTGCACCGGCATTTATTGCGTGCTCCATCCCCTCCAATTAGCCAATAGTTTGTTTGAGCGCAGGGGAAAAAAAGCCTGTGACCATGGATTGTTTGTTTAACAATTTGGAAGAAGGGCCAGGAAGCGCTCGTTGGAGGGTACTTGTTGGTGGCCTTCTTCGCCTAGCTCCCTAGAAAATATTCCCTGCTCGGGCAGCTAACGGGTGTGTGGTGATTGATGGGTGCAtgtccatgcatgcatgcatgtagcCACGGCCATGTCTGGCCAAGCAAACGTGAAGGGTGCACCGCCGCGGCCTGCCAGTAAACTACTAGTGCACTCCATTCTGGTTGGTGAGCCTTGCACATCAATCCAATACTCATGCAAGTAATACGCATGCATTTTTGTTTGACGTTTTTTTGTATCCTCTGCAAGTCTTATTTGTACTTGTATTGGAACGGTGGTTGTGAAGTCGTACTACCTCTGTTTTCAAATATGCGGCGTTGGGGAGCTAATCGGGTTGTAACATTGTATGTTTAAAAACAGAGGGAGTTAATATAGTTTGTAAACTAAATACTCCCAATGCACCATGCGTATAGCAAAACACAAGTACCAATATTCTAGTGCTTATTTGTATTAGACTTTTAGGCTTTATTTTGGCTGATAGCAAGCAGCAGCTGGTGAGTCACATTGGTGCATGTCGCAGCCGTAGCTCTTTGGGGGCAAAGCAGGGACGTTGGACGTTCGGCCGGCTGTGACCAGATGTGGCCACCGGATCGCAGGCCATGGCCAATTAAATGCAGCCATGGCAGGTTCTCGATCGTCATGTAGGTTAGGGACGCTCCTgtaaggaaaaaaaataaaaaaatacacCCATCCAAAGGAATCAAGTGAGCCACCAAACTGGGATGGGGTACACACACATAGTAGTATATGACACTAGTTGTTTGGTTCCGTGCACAATTGTTGTAGGGATGCAATGCATCATCATCTTGCATATAACTCACACGCTACGTGATACCTAATTATTGGAAGGAATCTGATGATGACCGTGCCCTCAAGAGCTCTTCATTTCTATATGTGTGCATTCCGGCCGGTGGTCTTTATATAATTCCCCTTGCTTGCCAAAGTGTCCCGAGCACGATCTAATACCCGTCACTACTTATGTTTACGCACGATCGAGGGCGATGATCAATGAGACTGGCTAAAGATTCGCGTATTtgtattttatttatttatgtatattATTTATCTATCTGCAAGAGGTGCTGCTTTCTTTTCTGTACTGTTTTGGCGTGCTCTGCATGATTACGTTTTCTTAATCCCGCTCATCTTGCCCTTGCTTGATTGGTGGAGGGTTGCATTCCATGTAGAAAAATGCATCCCCACATGTATGATCATGTTAGACCTAGCTAGCACTAGGGCTTAGTCAATATTATTTTGATTCTTGCCCCATAGCTTGTTTGAGCTTGCAGGCATCATTTACAATTAGCGCAAATTATTGTTTGAGCAACTTTGAAATTAACTTTTTACCTACTGATTCCTAGATAAGTAATTTTTAGCTCAAGGATAAATGAATTGACAGCCTTAGTAATGTTGGTGGGAATCAAACTTCTGAGGGTGGTTATTGCTTTTGCTGCTCTATTGTTTGAGATTGCTTGGAAACAGTGAACAAAGCTTTCTTGAAAGAAAAATAGTGTATTAAGTTACAAAGAGCATTATTTAACATGCAACAGTATAGATAATTAAAATTTACCGGTACCATCTAACTGTTTTTAGTTCTACGTTTTGTTGGACAGATTGATGAAGTTAATTTATAGTTGTAGTAATGGCAATGTTGCTATACGTAATCCTTGAGCTTCAACAATTAGTTCTAGATATTCAACTTATCTGAACATCTAGTTTCACATACATTACATTACTGTAGTGTGCAAAGCTAGGTGTAAAAATAACTTTGCTACAGTGGAAGCCTAGGATTCATGATTTGATATGGTTTTCATCAGTAGGACCATAACTAAATTTGTAATGTCTTGTAATAGATTTGCAAATATATGCAAGAGACATAATTCGCACCATCATGCTAGTCCCTTTTTGTAGAATTCAGAATTTGATTGATTTTCATTCGTTAGAACTTTGTTAATTTGCATTTTCTTGTGTGATCGAGAGTTTTTTCTCGTTCTTTCAAGATAAAATTGTCATAATTAGCATGCTACAACCCTTTGTGCATTTTTGAAAGACCAATAAATTGCTCGACTCATTTCATTTAAGTTATTCCAGGGAATAACTTAAAACTCAAATGTGATTGCTCCTTCTCTTATTCATGTCAAATAGATGTCAATGATTGATTGCACTAGAGTAAACAGTAGCAAACAAAAGATTCGTATAGCTATAAATAACAAAATTTGATTAGTCAAATCCTCTTTATAAGGTGAATGATGCACACAAGATTGTCTAGTTATAGTAGGGCTGTGGTACTTTTACTTGTTTTTTAGGCAATGGATGTGTATTGGATCACTTTATTGATCACTAATTAGGCGATGGATGTGCAATAACTATCACCGATGCTAATCTTGTTCTGCAACACTTCATTGTCTATTCATAATAATGGTACCGTAGGGTTTTCAATTTGTACTTCCTTTGGCGTGTATGCAAAACGTACAAGTAACGATGCTTCCATTTTAGTACAACACTAACAAGATAATGACAGATAGATGCATGGTTAAGTGAAAATGACTCTTTTGTTACACCATaataaatttataaaaaaataatgATTGCTTTATACTATAAAGATGAATGTAGATTGGAATCGTATTTAAGGATTCATACCCTAAGATACAATTTCAGCCGAATGCCACATAAGCATAGCTGAGAAAAACATCCGCCATTGAATGAATTTGGAAATATTTGCGTGAGAGTATTTGGGAATATTACCTTCTTTCTGAAGTATGGATTCCTATATATTGCTTGCTTTTAAGGTCTACTATTCAGCACTCTGATTGAATTGGCGTCGGTGGAGAGGAGAGGTTGAGGGGTTGGACTTCATCCTGTAAACCTAAAACATGTCACCAGAAAGCCCCACTGATGCATTCCAATCTAGCATCTCTACTGCAAACTCATCTTACAAGAAAGAGTATTCTACTGCAAACTGAGAAATTTGCCATATCCTTGGGCCCTAATTATCGTGTTAGCAGGTAGCATGCAATTATTAGCATCTATTTTATTAGTGAGTATGCATCACGAGGCCTATT
The sequence above is drawn from the Panicum hallii strain FIL2 chromosome 7, PHallii_v3.1, whole genome shotgun sequence genome and encodes:
- the LOC112899357 gene encoding protein LAX PANICLE 2-like, producing MVPARNLQLLRDAHAAPCAAAAAAAAAAGIGVTTAPPSHMAQEPIDHHHHEPSKPPPPPPPPQERQADHHEARTSGEAQEPLALRPLLHAHQEAAGTSGSSSGGSSSGNGGAGDWLRLGLAPASHGAGTAGSQLGAFAADRAAGLPLPLPSQPRTTAAEALPGMGVPPGAFLRQAAPGIPQASITLPAPRAGPPWLPPWSPAAAPPPPPPLIPFGHRAFYAPGAGASGLDAIRVVLPPSAVAAAAGVWFVLQAAPHQGREPFLPQIPRSYLRIKDGRVTVRLLIKYLAGKLGLEDESEVEMTCRGRPLHAFLTLQHVRDGIWCQGDAAVSPSVAPPDMPATSHLMVLQYGRRP